A portion of the Leptospira noumeaensis genome contains these proteins:
- a CDS encoding 1-acyl-sn-glycerol-3-phosphate acyltransferase: protein MQIAYNDLKQAVLGSGPMGIIIASVLAQKFDPITLWIPDKELVEVLKKRRQTEIMGKTIDLPDHIDIVSSLDAFGRDDWVFHIAVPSRSFLDSVHALLEVLDPTNSYVFSFLTKGILDSKNRKKTGFITYSQYLQNFLKERNFSNSSVAVVNGPSLLGEILDEKFSFFNIGSYEKETSEFLAEVLSSNFINTSVTDDVVGMEIVGVAKNPMAIASGIVSLLPRYGANLLGEILSVGFQEVRDLAMRYGARPDTVMGRSGLADFITTATSNKSRNRGFGQKIVGELLSGGEKLSIKDRIEIFFAPRSFIERESTKWHDNVEGTYALSILIELANEIRLPFTLHRTLFDVLTRKQPPDSLIDLICGKKTESKNIPLVVQKKVGLNLTSGIDFQNLLVDRILKHISNVPGTVARVKKQSSAVIESTQKRLTKATRKKQKLDEVKFASELEIWQRFQNCQKDEENTLVKELVRFYVTEIADNYSPTVRESVLRFVAPIRLFSGGFLKGSMIPHVGGKTEVVKALSSKYNLLYAPTHRSHLDSVEVAYSLFHLGLPVPRYAAGINLMSNPFWEWMLKSLGAYAVDRERTRNSLYLECLTLYSQVMLEQGIPSLVYPEGTRSRTGGIVPVKTGLLTTAVNAFRSSGTEIVIVPISVSYETVPEDNQFCNMPEELGMAGFLAKRSNVYVEFCDPIPISEYAHTEDPTLELSYRITKGWKQYHKILPNQIVAKILAENDFSVEVSQSTMLVEDFISRHDGNYLIKDPEEVWEKGKRILEKRKMIEESNRVVHSKNDALLLYYASMIPEDEDKKY, encoded by the coding sequence ATGCAAATAGCCTATAACGACTTAAAACAAGCAGTTCTGGGAAGCGGCCCCATGGGTATCATCATCGCTTCCGTACTGGCACAGAAGTTCGACCCCATCACTCTCTGGATTCCCGACAAAGAATTAGTAGAGGTTTTAAAAAAACGCCGCCAAACAGAAATTATGGGAAAGACGATAGACCTTCCCGATCATATCGACATAGTCTCCAGTTTAGATGCTTTCGGACGAGATGATTGGGTTTTTCATATTGCCGTTCCCTCTCGCTCTTTTTTGGATAGTGTCCATGCTCTTTTGGAGGTTTTAGATCCAACCAATAGTTATGTATTTTCTTTTTTAACCAAAGGAATTTTAGATTCCAAAAATAGAAAAAAAACAGGATTCATTACTTATTCGCAATACTTACAAAACTTCTTAAAAGAAAGAAATTTTTCTAATTCATCCGTGGCAGTGGTCAATGGACCATCGTTACTCGGAGAAATTTTGGATGAAAAATTTAGTTTTTTCAATATTGGATCTTATGAAAAAGAAACCTCTGAGTTTCTAGCTGAGGTTCTTTCTTCTAATTTTATCAATACTTCTGTTACCGATGATGTTGTGGGAATGGAAATTGTGGGAGTCGCAAAAAATCCGATGGCCATTGCAAGTGGGATCGTTTCACTTCTCCCTCGTTACGGTGCAAATTTACTGGGTGAAATTTTATCTGTAGGATTTCAGGAAGTAAGAGACCTTGCTATGCGTTATGGTGCAAGACCCGATACAGTGATGGGAAGATCAGGACTTGCTGATTTTATCACAACGGCAACTAGCAACAAAAGTAGAAACCGTGGATTTGGACAGAAAATTGTCGGCGAACTACTCTCAGGTGGTGAGAAATTAAGTATCAAAGATCGAATTGAGATCTTTTTTGCACCAAGGTCATTTATTGAAAGAGAATCTACGAAATGGCATGATAACGTAGAAGGAACATATGCACTTAGCATTCTCATTGAACTTGCCAATGAGATCCGTCTTCCTTTTACCTTACACAGAACTTTGTTTGATGTTCTCACAAGAAAACAACCACCAGATTCACTGATTGATTTGATTTGTGGTAAAAAAACAGAATCAAAAAACATCCCCCTCGTGGTTCAAAAAAAAGTCGGACTTAACTTAACCTCTGGAATTGATTTTCAGAATTTGTTAGTGGATCGGATTCTTAAACATATCAGCAATGTTCCAGGAACTGTGGCTCGTGTTAAAAAACAATCATCCGCAGTCATTGAATCCACACAAAAACGCCTTACCAAAGCTACGCGTAAAAAACAAAAGTTGGATGAGGTTAAATTTGCTTCAGAACTTGAAATTTGGCAACGATTCCAAAATTGCCAAAAAGATGAAGAGAACACTCTTGTTAAAGAACTCGTAAGATTCTATGTAACAGAAATCGCTGATAACTATAGCCCGACAGTCAGGGAATCTGTACTTCGGTTTGTAGCTCCCATTCGACTTTTTTCTGGTGGTTTTCTAAAAGGATCGATGATCCCTCACGTTGGTGGCAAAACAGAAGTGGTGAAGGCATTATCTTCTAAATACAATTTATTGTATGCTCCCACTCATAGATCTCATTTAGATTCGGTGGAAGTTGCTTATTCCTTATTCCACTTGGGACTACCTGTTCCTCGTTATGCGGCTGGTATCAACTTAATGTCTAATCCTTTTTGGGAATGGATGTTAAAGTCACTTGGTGCTTATGCTGTGGATCGCGAGAGAACACGTAACAGTTTGTACTTAGAATGTTTGACTTTGTATTCACAAGTGATGTTGGAACAAGGGATTCCTTCGCTTGTTTATCCAGAAGGAACTCGATCTCGCACAGGCGGAATTGTTCCTGTAAAAACAGGACTTTTGACAACGGCAGTAAATGCATTTCGTAGTTCTGGAACAGAGATAGTAATTGTTCCCATCTCTGTGTCGTATGAAACTGTTCCAGAAGATAACCAATTTTGTAATATGCCAGAAGAGTTAGGAATGGCGGGATTTCTTGCCAAACGTTCCAATGTGTATGTAGAGTTTTGTGATCCCATTCCTATCTCTGAATATGCGCACACGGAAGATCCAACACTGGAGCTCAGTTACCGCATCACCAAAGGTTGGAAACAGTATCATAAAATTTTACCAAACCAAATTGTTGCTAAAATTTTAGCGGAGAATGATTTTTCCGTCGAAGTTTCACAGAGTACAATGTTAGTTGAAGATTTTATTTCTCGTCATGATGGAAATTATCTCATCAAAGACCCGGAAGAAGTTTGGGAAAAAGGAAAAAGGATTTTGGAAAAAAGAAAGATGATTGAAGAATCCAATCGAGTCGTTCATTCCAAAAATGATGCTTTGCTTCTGTATTACGCGAGTATGATTCCAGAAGACGAAGATAAAAAATACTAA
- a CDS encoding AEC family transporter, with amino-acid sequence MFFRRLPQFPESTPKVLNGFILFISLPSLVLYHVHELKVDATSLLPSSMPWVVFGIATVFFLGLYKLKILKFHTAVCLVLTAGLGNTSFVGFPLLETYLGRESLGYGILADQLGTFMVLSFPGIILASIAMDGKWDFSTLVKRVLGFAPIYALFVAIFTRQFGYPEALKIVLLRLGDTLTPLALVSVGYMLDLRTIAGHGRVLVLGLGFKLILAPLLVYWVYFPLKEDSLLFQTIVLESAMAPMVTSTVITIEKNISPHLASLMLGIGIPISFGTTYALNFLLKGNYI; translated from the coding sequence TTGTTTTTTCGAAGGCTTCCTCAGTTTCCAGAATCCACTCCTAAAGTGTTAAACGGGTTTATCCTTTTTATTTCTTTGCCTTCTCTTGTTTTGTATCATGTCCATGAATTGAAAGTGGATGCGACTTCGCTTTTGCCTTCTTCTATGCCTTGGGTAGTCTTTGGAATTGCAACCGTATTTTTTCTTGGATTGTATAAACTAAAGATTTTAAAGTTTCACACTGCCGTCTGTTTGGTGTTAACTGCTGGACTTGGGAATACTTCCTTTGTGGGTTTTCCATTACTCGAAACTTATCTAGGCAGAGAATCTTTGGGATATGGAATTTTGGCAGACCAACTCGGAACTTTTATGGTTCTTAGTTTTCCTGGAATCATTTTGGCTTCGATTGCGATGGATGGGAAATGGGACTTTTCCACACTTGTGAAACGTGTTTTGGGATTTGCTCCCATTTATGCTTTGTTTGTTGCTATTTTCACGAGGCAATTTGGTTATCCTGAAGCACTTAAGATCGTTTTACTTCGTTTGGGAGATACTCTGACTCCTCTTGCCCTCGTATCTGTAGGGTATATGTTGGATTTGCGTACCATTGCAGGTCATGGCAGAGTTTTGGTTTTGGGTCTTGGGTTTAAACTCATCCTGGCACCATTACTCGTGTATTGGGTTTATTTTCCATTAAAAGAGGACTCTTTACTTTTCCAAACCATTGTTTTGGAATCGGCGATGGCTCCTATGGTCACTTCCACAGTCATTACAATTGAAAAAAATATTTCTCCCCATTTAGCAAGCCTTATGTTGGGAATTGGAATTCCTATTTCCTTTGGCACCACATACGCACTCAACTTTCTGTTGAAAGGAAACTACATTTGA
- a CDS encoding DUF4442 domain-containing protein — protein sequence MKKFTSWKKRFKIWLYNFYPPYVGAGIRIKEIAPDFSYFRSEMNLRFYNKNYVGVHFGGSLYSMCDPFFMLILLERLGSDYIVWDKAGNMIFVKPGMGKVIAEFQIPDSEIQRIKEEIEVKKKGDYLFTTDVKNEAGEVIAKLEKTVYIRKRGKLPVQNT from the coding sequence TTGAAGAAATTTACATCTTGGAAAAAACGATTCAAAATTTGGTTGTATAACTTTTATCCACCTTATGTGGGAGCAGGGATCCGAATCAAAGAAATTGCTCCCGACTTTTCCTATTTCCGTTCCGAAATGAATTTACGATTCTATAACAAAAATTATGTGGGAGTGCATTTCGGTGGTTCCCTCTATTCAATGTGTGATCCGTTTTTTATGTTGATCCTTTTAGAAAGGCTTGGTTCCGATTATATTGTTTGGGACAAAGCTGGCAATATGATCTTTGTCAAACCAGGAATGGGAAAGGTGATTGCTGAATTTCAAATTCCGGATTCGGAGATTCAAAGGATCAAAGAGGAAATTGAAGTTAAAAAAAAGGGAGATTATCTTTTTACTACGGATGTGAAAAACGAAGCGGGGGAAGTGATCGCAAAATTGGAAAAGACAGTTTATATTCGCAAACGGGGAAAACTCCCCGTTCAGAATACATAA
- a CDS encoding YceI family protein, producing the protein MKKIFVCLMVLLFGANIFAVEVTKKNIEFYVEHTTKNVTGVCNEIQMGTPNIQVSGNNYILKSPFEIKIPLLKITSGDTNRDSHIQEILGYPDSPNILVKIDSVQPGKDQTYIVKGKLTIHGNTKDFVSDALVKPENPNSLLVDGSLVVRFSEYELENPSLLFMKAKDEIRVKYQFQIGLK; encoded by the coding sequence ATGAAAAAGATTTTTGTTTGTTTAATGGTATTGTTGTTTGGGGCAAATATTTTCGCCGTCGAAGTCACAAAAAAGAATATAGAATTTTATGTAGAACATACTACCAAAAATGTAACGGGTGTTTGTAATGAAATTCAAATGGGCACACCGAATATCCAGGTTTCGGGAAATAATTACATTTTAAAATCTCCCTTTGAAATTAAAATTCCTCTTTTGAAAATTACTTCTGGGGATACAAATCGCGATTCCCATATCCAAGAAATTCTAGGTTACCCTGATTCCCCGAACATACTTGTAAAAATTGATTCAGTACAACCTGGTAAAGACCAAACTTACATAGTAAAAGGTAAATTAACCATTCATGGGAATACAAAAGATTTTGTCTCAGATGCTTTGGTAAAACCAGAGAACCCAAATTCCCTTCTTGTCGATGGATCCCTAGTGGTTAGGTTCTCTGAATATGAATTAGAAAATCCGTCGCTTCTTTTTATGAAAGCAAAGGATGAAATTCGAGTGAAGTATCAGTTTCAGATTGGGTTGAAATGA
- a CDS encoding molecular chaperone DnaJ: MVQRVETKKSKQILHDVIFELQNVSESMLWFLSYDRLSELLEIKKEECLRKVYQFKSAKPQMTLSGGFHEVDGDLLIDFLAWSLELDEVAEEFLRGGIFFSERPLYELRESYKTLIQKTIANHKLDRELLLLLTAATVDYDDAVDSYLMDKFEIDFFVRRSIHQFLEKFEIHPEYGAEEFLYEYLKSLIPTKILNFRDITREFRDRTYYELYGRFRETKKKKKKIVKTVSDEVKDLLAFFDLEPGAGITDVKKKFKELLKKYHPDINKKGEEMTKRIILKYNRLVELIGN; this comes from the coding sequence ATGGTCCAAAGAGTAGAAACGAAAAAATCCAAACAAATTCTGCACGATGTGATCTTTGAACTTCAGAACGTTTCAGAGTCCATGTTATGGTTTTTGTCCTATGACCGACTTTCTGAACTTTTAGAAATCAAAAAGGAAGAATGCCTTCGCAAAGTTTATCAATTCAAATCGGCAAAACCACAGATGACACTTTCCGGTGGATTCCATGAAGTGGACGGGGATCTACTCATCGATTTTCTCGCCTGGAGTTTAGAATTAGACGAAGTCGCAGAAGAGTTCCTAAGAGGTGGGATTTTTTTTAGTGAACGTCCGTTATATGAACTTCGCGAATCTTATAAAACTCTGATCCAAAAAACAATCGCCAACCACAAATTAGATAGAGAACTTCTATTACTTCTGACAGCGGCCACTGTGGATTACGATGATGCGGTTGATTCTTATCTGATGGATAAATTCGAAATTGATTTTTTTGTGAGACGTTCCATCCATCAATTTTTAGAAAAATTCGAAATCCATCCCGAATACGGAGCAGAAGAATTTTTATATGAGTATTTAAAAAGTCTGATTCCCACAAAAATTCTCAACTTCCGAGACATCACTCGCGAGTTTAGAGATAGAACCTATTACGAGTTATATGGTAGATTTCGAGAAACCAAAAAGAAAAAAAAGAAAATCGTAAAAACAGTTTCTGATGAAGTCAAAGACTTACTTGCTTTTTTTGATTTAGAACCTGGTGCTGGCATCACCGACGTTAAAAAGAAATTCAAAGAACTTTTAAAAAAATACCACCCTGATATCAATAAAAAAGGGGAAGAGATGACCAAACGAATCATATTAAAATACAATCGTTTGGTGGAATTGATTGGGAATTAA
- a CDS encoding acyl-CoA dehydrogenase family protein, whose amino-acid sequence MSHHISEHPSLQPFDISEYKGVRGKNFYEIDPALQRVVHRYSESFAPDHKKAMEEHIRKYGELVGGILDELTEECHKEGKYGEVVKFDRTGKRIDFIKYSEEQKLARKISYDHGVVNLDFHPEWKYDFTHIHRYALTYLMNMNGEGGVACPLAMTDGIILALKKIGTEEQKKKYLPLVAGKGSSSHFMAGQYVTERVGGSNVSANRTIAKKLPNGKWELTGEKWFCSNPGDLWVTTAKMEGTNTVGMFLVPRIKENGELNGHHILRKKDIIGSRGKLTVEIIYDKVEAEEFGRPGHGLVNLIRYIIKTSRLHVGLGSSGNARRSVMEASEYAKFRTAYGKKILEFPSFTKTLAEMQILQTGNCFVNFRSANLSEKGDDAAEITVPLMKYKSSSQASYITQKAILTLGGNGIIGDFSPLPRLHNDSIINETWEGTHLIITDHCLHALQKPKVYTAFQTLLDELTKSVGNHPELKNAFTVFQNKRKELENCIKNESKDWKDMNRVYIADVTYQVFLLAEFLEQAVYDITNKLAAKYLYFANGYAEMVRDGLEAPRQKEGVFFDPKAMETFLSF is encoded by the coding sequence ATGAGCCACCATATTTCAGAACATCCGTCTTTACAACCGTTCGATATTTCCGAATACAAGGGAGTTCGAGGTAAAAACTTTTACGAAATAGACCCCGCCTTACAAAGAGTGGTCCATCGGTATTCTGAATCCTTTGCCCCTGACCATAAAAAAGCAATGGAAGAACATATCAGAAAATACGGGGAACTCGTAGGTGGGATTTTGGATGAACTCACTGAAGAGTGCCATAAAGAAGGAAAGTATGGTGAGGTTGTTAAGTTTGACAGAACCGGAAAACGAATCGATTTTATCAAATACTCGGAAGAACAAAAATTAGCACGTAAAATTTCTTATGATCACGGTGTTGTTAATTTGGATTTTCATCCTGAATGGAAATATGATTTTACACATATTCATCGTTATGCGCTAACCTATTTGATGAATATGAATGGGGAAGGTGGTGTTGCTTGTCCTTTGGCAATGACCGATGGAATCATCCTCGCACTCAAAAAAATTGGAACAGAAGAACAAAAGAAAAAATACCTTCCACTTGTTGCGGGAAAGGGAAGTTCTTCTCATTTTATGGCTGGGCAATATGTAACGGAAAGAGTGGGCGGGAGTAATGTTTCTGCCAATCGTACCATTGCCAAAAAACTTCCAAACGGCAAATGGGAGTTAACTGGTGAAAAATGGTTTTGTTCCAATCCTGGTGATCTTTGGGTCACTACGGCAAAGATGGAAGGAACCAACACTGTAGGTATGTTTCTTGTTCCGAGAATCAAAGAAAATGGGGAGTTAAATGGGCATCATATCTTACGTAAAAAAGATATCATCGGATCTCGCGGAAAACTCACTGTAGAAATTATTTATGATAAAGTGGAAGCGGAAGAGTTTGGTCGGCCCGGTCATGGACTAGTCAACCTCATCCGTTATATCATCAAAACCTCTCGATTGCATGTGGGACTTGGTTCTAGTGGAAATGCAAGAAGATCCGTGATGGAAGCATCAGAATATGCAAAGTTTAGAACAGCTTACGGGAAAAAGATTTTAGAATTTCCTTCTTTTACAAAGACCTTAGCAGAAATGCAAATTTTGCAAACGGGTAATTGTTTTGTAAACTTTCGCTCTGCAAATCTTTCCGAGAAAGGTGACGATGCGGCAGAGATTACGGTTCCACTGATGAAATATAAATCCTCTTCGCAAGCAAGTTATATCACTCAAAAAGCAATTTTAACTTTAGGAGGCAACGGAATCATCGGGGACTTCTCTCCACTCCCGCGACTTCATAACGATTCTATCATCAATGAAACTTGGGAAGGAACACATCTTATCATTACGGATCATTGTTTGCATGCCTTACAAAAACCAAAGGTTTATACAGCTTTCCAAACTTTATTAGATGAACTAACTAAGTCCGTCGGTAATCATCCAGAACTTAAAAATGCCTTCACTGTATTCCAAAACAAACGAAAGGAATTAGAAAACTGCATTAAAAATGAATCTAAAGATTGGAAGGATATGAATCGTGTTTATATTGCTGATGTAACCTACCAAGTGTTTTTACTCGCAGAGTTTTTAGAGCAGGCGGTTTACGATATCACAAATAAACTCGCAGCAAAGTATCTTTATTTTGCTAATGGGTACGCTGAGATGGTGCGAGACGGGTTGGAAGCACCTAGACAAAAAGAAGGAGTCTTCTTTGATCCTAAAGCCATGGAGACTTTCCTTTCTTTCTAA
- a CDS encoding SLC13 family permease, which yields MIRAGIVFSSLAVFPALFGWYQLWLGLTRPQEINLAIALLVSFLWVTELFPLYVTGFLVLFLELVWLLPAWGPGAPKTITFLSCYFSETILLFLGGFVISSAITTYGLDSAIARFVIQKTKGSAFLLVLSLGFATGFLSCFMNNTATAAMMLGLVSSMMKSLEENNPLRKSLLFIVPFSANLGGIGTPVGTLPNVIGIAYLQERGLEVGFLNWMAFAFPVFVLSVLSLAILLYILYLKKDKSELSIASIQIFNSNLSVSKRDRTIAFGIICITILGWISSDLHGISNGTVALFPIIVFFGFRLLDLKEFRNLSWDVLILMGGGIALGKAFEETGLAKHFVELFVLGDSNQFGLFIFFSILSLGLSCFLSNTSVANLILPITMGLPTHLILPAAIGATIGASLAMPLPVSTPPNALAFSYGGIKSFEMLKVGGIISIIAWIFFVTLGGLILHILGIVDFSRF from the coding sequence ATGATTCGAGCTGGTATTGTATTTTCAAGTCTTGCCGTTTTCCCGGCCCTCTTTGGCTGGTATCAACTCTGGCTCGGTCTCACTCGACCACAAGAGATCAATTTGGCCATTGCCTTACTTGTATCTTTTCTTTGGGTGACAGAACTTTTTCCTCTCTATGTCACGGGTTTTTTAGTTTTATTTTTGGAATTGGTCTGGTTACTCCCGGCATGGGGGCCAGGTGCCCCAAAAACGATTACTTTTCTATCTTGTTATTTTTCTGAGACCATTTTACTCTTCTTAGGTGGCTTTGTGATTTCTTCGGCAATCACAACTTATGGATTGGATTCTGCCATCGCCCGTTTTGTGATCCAAAAAACGAAAGGTTCAGCCTTTTTACTTGTACTTTCATTGGGTTTTGCCACAGGTTTTTTGTCTTGCTTCATGAACAATACAGCTACTGCTGCCATGATGCTTGGACTTGTTTCTTCGATGATGAAGTCTTTAGAAGAGAACAATCCCTTACGAAAATCACTTCTATTCATCGTTCCTTTTTCTGCCAATTTAGGTGGGATTGGAACACCAGTGGGCACCCTTCCCAATGTCATCGGGATTGCTTATTTGCAGGAAAGAGGATTGGAGGTTGGGTTTTTAAACTGGATGGCCTTTGCTTTTCCTGTATTTGTTCTCTCTGTATTGTCACTTGCTATACTTTTGTACATTCTGTACTTAAAAAAAGACAAATCCGAACTTTCGATCGCATCGATTCAAATTTTTAATTCCAACTTATCAGTTTCGAAAAGAGATCGAACGATCGCATTTGGAATTATTTGTATTACAATCTTAGGTTGGATCAGTTCTGATCTGCATGGAATTTCTAACGGAACCGTTGCTCTATTTCCAATCATTGTCTTTTTTGGATTTAGACTTTTGGACTTAAAAGAATTCCGGAACTTGTCTTGGGATGTATTAATTCTCATGGGTGGGGGAATTGCTCTCGGAAAGGCATTTGAAGAAACAGGTCTTGCAAAACATTTTGTCGAATTGTTTGTGTTAGGTGATTCAAATCAATTCGGTTTGTTTATATTTTTTTCCATCCTATCACTTGGGCTTTCGTGTTTCCTGAGTAATACCAGTGTTGCCAATCTCATCCTTCCTATTACTATGGGTTTGCCTACTCATCTCATTTTACCTGCGGCAATTGGTGCTACTATCGGTGCCTCCCTTGCCATGCCGCTCCCCGTATCCACTCCACCCAATGCATTGGCTTTTAGTTATGGTGGAATTAAAAGTTTTGAGATGTTAAAGGTTGGTGGAATCATCTCCATCATTGCCTGGATCTTTTTTGTGACTCTCGGGGGTCTGATTTTACATATATTGGGCATTGTCGATTTTTCTAGGTTTTAA
- a CDS encoding CAP domain-containing protein — protein MNFFTKTNFPTTQLRTLTIIFLFSSFTFVCKTPEVKKDPVVEVKKPEPVEKVVEAQDPNLAFLESIEDGRELPESDKWKAEQYDVFTEETFPSYAPANTNIDFAKVDYPLLNAAIFYITSKERKNLGLRPFKYSEKCEQAAFGHAQDMVTYDFYSHTSTVNGKETLRDRLDLVGISDTYSAENIINSFGIQYQGGRAVFTPVQNGGAFFSYTKAGTPIPNHTYLSLAKAVVETWFNSPSHRKNILNPEFTYMGAGTSFYKDKKFYDIDKVKAVQVFTAKP, from the coding sequence ATGAACTTTTTTACTAAAACTAACTTTCCAACAACTCAACTTAGAACCTTAACTATCATTTTTCTTTTCAGTTCTTTTACATTTGTTTGTAAAACTCCTGAAGTCAAAAAAGATCCTGTTGTAGAAGTGAAAAAACCAGAACCAGTTGAAAAAGTTGTCGAAGCACAAGATCCTAATTTAGCATTTTTAGAAAGCATTGAAGATGGTAGAGAATTACCTGAATCTGATAAATGGAAAGCAGAACAGTACGATGTATTTACAGAAGAGACTTTTCCTTCTTATGCACCGGCAAATACAAATATAGATTTTGCAAAAGTCGATTATCCACTGTTAAATGCTGCTATCTTTTATATAACTTCAAAAGAAAGAAAAAATCTGGGCCTACGTCCGTTTAAATATTCTGAAAAATGTGAACAGGCGGCCTTTGGACATGCTCAAGACATGGTAACTTATGATTTTTATTCACATACAAGTACAGTGAATGGAAAAGAAACTTTACGAGATCGTTTGGATTTGGTGGGAATTTCTGATACATATTCTGCAGAAAATATTATCAATTCATTTGGGATTCAATACCAAGGAGGACGGGCTGTGTTTACACCTGTTCAAAACGGTGGAGCTTTTTTCAGTTATACAAAAGCGGGAACACCCATTCCCAATCATACCTATTTGAGTTTGGCAAAAGCCGTCGTTGAAACTTGGTTTAATTCACCGAGCCATAGAAAAAATATTCTCAACCCAGAATTTACTTATATGGGTGCGGGGACTTCCTTTTACAAAGACAAAAAGTTTTATGATATTGATAAAGTGAAAGCTGTGCAAGTATTCACTGCAAAACCTTAA
- a CDS encoding DMT family transporter — translation MNLKFLLLLVLAMVSWGISWPIGKMIAGTVPVSVLVFWRFLATFLSVIPLLVVMRIPFLLKTGKDYWNVLVGGIIYTFYNQFFFMGLKNGLPGAGGVLVTTLNPIVTFFIVVLVQKKRISKRQVIGLFFGFIGGLVILQVWKISIDYLLLSGNLFFLLCSFVWAILSLNSQSTGKSMSPVTYSFYVYAVGSVIELLFCFNDPSFWKVWDMGFSFWASIFYLTVISTTFGTTVYFYAATRLGSEIASSFIFIVPLSAYLSSFLILNEVIQIPVIIGGSLAILAVYLINSKQKKKEPNL, via the coding sequence TTGAACCTAAAATTTTTACTCCTACTAGTTCTTGCGATGGTCTCTTGGGGAATCTCTTGGCCCATCGGTAAAATGATCGCAGGCACAGTTCCTGTTTCTGTATTAGTGTTTTGGCGATTTTTAGCAACTTTCCTTTCGGTAATTCCATTACTCGTCGTTATGCGGATTCCCTTTTTGCTCAAAACAGGAAAGGACTATTGGAATGTTCTGGTTGGAGGAATCATTTATACTTTTTACAATCAGTTCTTTTTTATGGGTTTAAAAAATGGCCTTCCTGGTGCTGGAGGAGTACTTGTCACCACCCTCAATCCCATTGTTACTTTTTTTATCGTTGTCCTCGTACAAAAGAAACGAATTTCCAAACGACAGGTGATTGGATTATTTTTTGGATTTATTGGTGGGCTTGTGATTCTACAAGTATGGAAGATCAGTATCGATTATTTATTGTTATCTGGTAACTTATTCTTTTTGTTATGTTCTTTTGTTTGGGCCATCCTTTCCCTCAATAGCCAATCCACTGGAAAGTCAATGTCTCCTGTGACTTATAGTTTTTATGTATATGCCGTGGGTTCTGTCATTGAACTTCTATTTTGTTTTAATGATCCCAGTTTTTGGAAGGTATGGGATATGGGTTTTTCCTTCTGGGCTTCCATCTTTTATTTAACTGTAATCTCAACTACCTTTGGAACCACTGTTTACTTTTATGCGGCCACAAGACTTGGATCTGAGATTGCGAGTAGTTTTATTTTTATAGTCCCTCTTTCTGCCTATCTGAGTAGTTTTTTGATTTTGAATGAAGTGATACAAATTCCAGTCATCATTGGGGGATCATTGGCAATCCTTGCTGTGTATCTGATCAATTCGAAACAAAAGAAAAAGGAACCAAATCTTTGA
- a CDS encoding SanA/YdcF family protein, translating to MILVLGFLSFVALAMNLRIWYVYQTSIHSDQPTEIPEAEVAIVPGAAVYGKTPSPILMDRLACGLDLYNTGRVKKILLSGDNGKSDYNELRPMLEFMLQHKVKPEDIFVDHAGFRTLDTLIRAKEVFLVNKAIFVSQSFFLPRAIYLGRELELELYGYECNLRTYKKETYYSFREFSARILAWWDIQWDTPPKYLGKPYPIDGSGVSTWKGSIPISSPK from the coding sequence ATGATTCTTGTTTTGGGATTCTTGAGTTTTGTCGCATTGGCAATGAACTTAAGAATTTGGTATGTTTACCAGACTTCGATTCATTCCGACCAGCCGACGGAAATCCCTGAAGCGGAAGTGGCGATCGTTCCCGGTGCTGCCGTTTATGGAAAAACTCCTTCGCCCATTCTTATGGATCGATTGGCCTGCGGTTTGGATTTGTATAACACGGGTCGTGTTAAAAAAATCTTACTCTCTGGGGACAATGGTAAGTCGGATTATAATGAACTTCGACCCATGTTGGAATTTATGTTGCAACATAAAGTAAAACCAGAGGACATCTTTGTTGACCACGCTGGGTTTCGAACACTCGACACCCTCATTCGCGCGAAAGAAGTTTTCCTTGTAAATAAAGCCATTTTTGTGAGCCAATCTTTCTTTTTACCCCGAGCGATATATTTAGGACGCGAGTTAGAACTGGAGTTATACGGTTACGAATGTAATTTAAGAACTTATAAAAAAGAAACTTATTATTCTTTCAGGGAGTTTTCGGCAAGAATTCTTGCTTGGTGGGACATCCAATGGGACACTCCACCAAAATATTTAGGCAAACCTTATCCTATTGATGGAAGTGGTGTTTCTACCTGGAAAGGTTCCATTCCAATTTCTTCACCTAAATAA